From the Kitasatospora viridis genome, one window contains:
- a CDS encoding DUF742 domain-containing protein — MTPPPTPAGSYGNGYGSGYGDQGGYEQQPLVRPYAMTGGRTRPRYQLAIEALISTNGHAARTGGLLPEHQRIVHLCQEVKSVAEISALAGVPLGVARILVADLAEAGLVAIHQPAAAGESGGTPDVTLLERVLSGLRKL, encoded by the coding sequence ATGACCCCGCCCCCGACACCGGCCGGTTCATACGGCAACGGGTACGGCTCCGGCTACGGCGACCAGGGCGGCTACGAGCAGCAGCCGCTGGTCCGGCCGTACGCCATGACCGGCGGCCGTACCCGTCCCCGCTACCAGCTCGCGATCGAGGCGCTGATCTCGACCAACGGCCACGCGGCCCGCACCGGCGGCCTGCTGCCGGAGCACCAGCGGATCGTCCACCTCTGCCAGGAGGTCAAGTCGGTCGCCGAGATCTCGGCCCTGGCCGGGGTCCCGCTCGGGGTCGCCCGGATCCTCGTGGCCGACCTGGCCGAAGCCGGCCTGGTCGCCATCCACCAGCCCGCCGCCGCCGGCGAGTCGGGCGGAACGCCGGACGTCACGCTGCTCGAAAGGGTCCTCAGTGGACTTCGCAAGCTCTAG
- a CDS encoding DUF742 domain-containing protein: MTPPDEGQGQYGVPYPGTGHDAFGTPGHGLGYGQQATPPGPQAAGQYRTPHPQFGGAAQPFPPQAPAYYSAPVPPEPEEEDAGPLIRPFAMTGGRTRPRYELALEALVSASVDEARLATLLPEHQRICMLCTGEVKSVAEVSALLSLPLGVARILVADLAEAGLVAIHQPAAGGESGNQPDVTLLERVLSGLRKL, encoded by the coding sequence GTGACACCGCCCGACGAAGGCCAGGGCCAGTACGGCGTTCCGTACCCCGGCACCGGTCATGACGCGTTCGGAACGCCCGGCCACGGCCTCGGCTACGGCCAGCAGGCGACGCCCCCCGGCCCCCAAGCCGCCGGCCAGTACCGCACGCCCCACCCGCAGTTCGGCGGGGCCGCCCAGCCGTTCCCCCCGCAGGCACCGGCGTACTACTCCGCCCCCGTGCCGCCCGAGCCGGAGGAGGAGGACGCCGGACCGCTGATCCGGCCCTTCGCGATGACCGGCGGCCGCACCCGCCCGCGGTACGAACTGGCCCTGGAGGCACTGGTCTCCGCCAGCGTCGACGAGGCGCGCCTGGCCACCCTGCTGCCGGAGCACCAGCGGATCTGCATGCTGTGCACCGGCGAGGTCAAGTCGGTCGCCGAGGTCTCCGCGCTGCTCTCGCTGCCGCTCGGCGTCGCCCGGATCCTCGTCGCCGACCTGGCCGAAGCCGGCCTGGTCGCCATCCACCAGCCCGCCGCCGGGGGCGAATCCGGCAACCAGCCCGACGTCACGCTGCTCGAAAGGGTCCTCAGTGGACTTCGCAAGCTCTAG
- a CDS encoding nitrate- and nitrite sensing domain-containing protein, with protein sequence MRRKQPATPQRRPEPRDPDHNGQGSTGFSPFTANAAGSERERPGRPGVPGGTRTTDAPESGGDARPTPGGRYEFLAFRNWRVPTRLIAILLIPVVIGLVFGGMRVNTSYSSYVKAAHQEKTAELARTATALADALENERDLTLTPLMTGSDPQGLVSKYRAATDQAVKNYNASYANVAGDKDAELARRNSSVQLVLSDLQHLRDNAYKPELYASATEAAYSAMIDPMLAFDNSVGTGSSEGVARGRAIYAISLAKAAASDQRDLMLMVMVGSGIDRNSRFENSDLIQDLLVGAKLEGVSMTEFTNGSSPTDARVYANNLVAQSDADSRAPLRMPDGTTIPTMSGMMNLAMGYSDAAQIGYQAGSAQAKAELAASQAAGLVPANWLQATQSHMKPLRDTETQLLNSVVGDATSTKDNAQTDAILNSAIVIGALALAGLLTGFIARSMILGMRTLNASALQIANHRLPDLVEKLSKTDPDRVDTNVDPIPLWGKDEIGEVARAFDQVHRQAVALAAEQALLRGNLNAIFSNLSRRSQGLIQRQLALITDLENNEADPDQLENLFKLDHLATRMRRNGENLLVLAGEEPGRRWNTPVPLVDVLRAAASEVEQYERIELAGIPEAEVVGAAVTDLVHLLAELLENATSFSSPQTRVTVTATGLPDGRVLVEIHDKGIGLTAEDFAEINEKLAEPPTVDASISRRMGLFVVGRLSDRHDIRVQLRPSGESAGTTSLVMLPAGLTHLRVAPEPEQEFTVSRIFAEQGGADEWEQVAPQRTAAELGFDDNLAAGGSSGGFSPALDSMQRSLRLEQRRRTAIEGGPGEELEPELPGDPTREPHQHQGFAPEGVRQDVFQQPGSFPQQTGFPQDTRQSAYQESEYQEFSEFSRQSEYGRQGEYTEYVEAEFVEAEPDYRQEYQQQPYATGQYAEGFYAQPGYDQQYGQQEQYGSDQYAQYQQPQQPQQPGRFDGFAPRSERPAGHPYGEPAALPAAAPEPSAPARDAGQQTLGSGLPLRRPGEQLAGGQLGSRAIGTPETGEQPNWFTGARDSSGPADEYPQAHQVSGLGASGPTGPTAAAWRSANDDSWQRAEQVREPAAGGTTGAGLPRRVPKQNLVPGNATPAPTDGPQVSRAPEEVRGRLTNLRRGVEQGRSAGGDPGTTGNFRIDPQDMSRPGRPGPGQQNHSTDLFGGSNHQER encoded by the coding sequence GTGAGGCGTAAGCAGCCAGCCACCCCGCAGCGGCGCCCAGAGCCCCGCGACCCGGACCACAACGGCCAGGGCTCCACCGGGTTCTCCCCCTTCACGGCGAACGCGGCGGGCAGCGAACGCGAACGACCCGGCCGGCCGGGCGTCCCCGGCGGGACCCGGACCACCGATGCCCCGGAGAGCGGCGGCGACGCCCGCCCAACGCCCGGTGGCCGGTACGAGTTCCTGGCCTTCCGCAACTGGCGGGTGCCGACCCGACTGATAGCGATCCTGCTGATCCCGGTCGTCATCGGCCTGGTCTTCGGCGGCATGCGCGTCAACACCTCGTACAGCAGCTACGTCAAGGCCGCGCACCAGGAGAAGACGGCCGAGCTGGCCCGAACCGCCACCGCGCTGGCCGACGCCCTGGAGAACGAGCGCGACCTCACCCTGACGCCCCTGATGACCGGGTCCGACCCGCAGGGCCTGGTGAGCAAGTACCGCGCCGCCACCGACCAGGCGGTCAAGAACTACAACGCCTCCTACGCCAACGTCGCCGGCGACAAGGACGCGGAGCTCGCCCGGCGCAACTCCTCGGTGCAGCTGGTGCTGAGCGACCTGCAGCACCTGCGGGACAACGCCTACAAGCCGGAGCTGTACGCCAGCGCCACCGAGGCCGCGTACTCGGCGATGATCGACCCGATGCTGGCCTTCGACAACTCCGTCGGCACCGGCAGCTCCGAGGGCGTGGCCCGCGGCCGCGCGATCTACGCCATCTCGCTGGCCAAGGCCGCCGCCTCCGACCAGCGCGACCTGATGCTGATGGTCATGGTCGGCTCGGGCATCGACCGCAACAGCCGGTTCGAGAACTCCGACCTGATCCAGGACCTGCTCGTCGGGGCGAAGCTCGAAGGCGTCTCGATGACCGAGTTCACCAACGGCAGCAGCCCGACGGACGCCCGCGTCTACGCGAACAACCTGGTGGCCCAGTCGGATGCCGACAGCCGCGCTCCGCTGCGGATGCCGGACGGCACCACCATCCCGACCATGTCCGGCATGATGAACCTGGCCATGGGCTACTCGGACGCGGCCCAGATCGGCTACCAGGCCGGCAGTGCGCAGGCGAAGGCCGAGCTGGCCGCCTCGCAGGCGGCGGGCCTGGTGCCGGCCAACTGGCTGCAGGCCACCCAGAGCCACATGAAGCCGCTGCGCGACACCGAGACCCAGCTGCTGAACAGCGTCGTCGGCGACGCCACCAGCACCAAGGACAACGCGCAGACCGACGCCATCCTCAACTCGGCGATCGTGATCGGCGCCCTCGCGCTGGCCGGTCTGCTGACCGGGTTCATCGCCCGCTCGATGATCCTCGGCATGCGCACCCTGAACGCCAGCGCGCTGCAGATCGCCAACCACCGCCTGCCCGACCTGGTCGAGAAGCTCTCCAAGACCGACCCGGACCGGGTGGACACCAACGTCGACCCGATCCCGCTCTGGGGCAAGGACGAGATCGGCGAGGTCGCCCGCGCCTTCGACCAGGTGCACCGGCAGGCGGTCGCGCTCGCCGCCGAGCAGGCCCTGCTCCGCGGCAACCTGAACGCGATCTTCTCCAACCTGTCGCGCCGCAGCCAGGGCCTGATCCAGCGTCAGCTGGCGCTGATCACCGACCTGGAGAACAACGAGGCCGACCCGGACCAGCTGGAGAACCTCTTCAAGCTGGATCACCTGGCCACCCGCATGCGCCGCAACGGCGAGAACCTGCTGGTCCTCGCCGGCGAGGAGCCGGGCCGCCGCTGGAACACCCCGGTGCCGCTGGTCGACGTGCTCCGCGCCGCCGCCTCCGAGGTGGAGCAGTACGAGCGCATCGAGCTGGCCGGCATACCCGAGGCCGAGGTGGTCGGCGCCGCCGTGACCGACCTCGTCCACCTGCTGGCCGAGCTGCTGGAGAACGCCACCTCGTTCTCCAGCCCGCAGACCCGGGTCACCGTCACCGCGACCGGGCTGCCGGACGGCCGGGTGCTGGTCGAGATCCACGACAAGGGCATCGGCCTGACCGCCGAGGACTTCGCCGAGATCAACGAGAAGCTGGCCGAGCCGCCCACCGTCGACGCCTCGATCTCGCGCCGCATGGGCCTGTTCGTGGTCGGCCGGCTGTCCGACCGGCACGACATCCGGGTGCAGCTGCGCCCGTCCGGTGAGTCCGCCGGCACCACCTCGCTGGTCATGCTCCCGGCCGGTCTCACCCACCTGCGGGTGGCGCCGGAGCCGGAGCAGGAGTTCACGGTCTCCCGGATCTTCGCCGAGCAGGGCGGGGCCGACGAGTGGGAGCAGGTCGCCCCGCAACGCACCGCCGCCGAGCTGGGCTTCGACGACAACCTGGCCGCGGGCGGCAGCTCCGGCGGGTTCAGCCCCGCGCTGGACTCGATGCAGCGCTCGCTCCGCCTGGAGCAGCGCCGCCGGACCGCCATCGAGGGCGGCCCCGGCGAGGAGCTGGAGCCGGAGCTGCCGGGCGACCCGACCCGGGAACCGCACCAGCACCAGGGCTTCGCGCCCGAGGGCGTCCGGCAGGACGTCTTCCAGCAGCCGGGCTCCTTCCCGCAGCAGACCGGCTTCCCGCAGGACACCCGGCAGTCGGCCTACCAGGAGTCGGAGTACCAGGAGTTCTCCGAGTTCTCCCGGCAGTCCGAGTACGGCCGGCAGGGCGAGTACACCGAGTACGTCGAGGCCGAGTTCGTCGAGGCCGAGCCGGACTACCGCCAGGAGTACCAGCAGCAGCCGTACGCCACCGGCCAGTACGCCGAGGGCTTCTACGCCCAGCCCGGCTACGACCAGCAGTACGGGCAGCAGGAGCAGTACGGCAGCGACCAGTACGCCCAGTACCAGCAGCCGCAGCAGCCCCAGCAGCCGGGCCGGTTCGACGGCTTCGCGCCGCGCTCCGAGCGGCCGGCCGGTCACCCGTACGGCGAGCCGGCCGCGCTGCCGGCCGCGGCTCCCGAGCCGTCGGCCCCGGCGCGCGACGCGGGCCAGCAGACCCTCGGCTCCGGCCTGCCGCTGCGCCGCCCCGGCGAGCAGCTGGCCGGCGGTCAGCTGGGCTCCCGGGCGATCGGGACCCCGGAGACCGGTGAGCAGCCGAACTGGTTCACCGGCGCCCGGGACAGCTCCGGTCCGGCGGACGAGTACCCGCAGGCCCACCAGGTGTCCGGCCTCGGCGCCTCGGGCCCGACCGGCCCGACCGCCGCGGCCTGGCGCTCGGCCAACGACGACAGCTGGCAGCGGGCCGAACAGGTCCGCGAGCCCGCTGCCGGTGGGACCACCGGTGCCGGCCTGCCGCGCCGGGTGCCCAAGCAGAACCTGGTCCCCGGCAACGCCACGCCCGCGCCGACCGACGGCCCGCAGGTCTCCCGCGCGCCCGAGGAGGTGCGCGGCCGGCTGACCAACCTGCGCCGCGGCGTGGAGCAGGGCCGCAGTGCCGGCGGCGATCCGGGCACCACCGGAAACTTCCGGATCGACCCCCAGGACATGTCACGGCCGGGCCGCCCCGGGCCGGGACAGCAGAACCACAGCACCGATCTCTTCGGCGGCTCGAACCACCAGGAGCGTTGA
- a CDS encoding GTP-binding protein: MDFASSSPAATRATTSAKIVVAGGFGVGKTTLVGAVSEINPLRTEAVMTSASAGIDDLTHTGGKTTTTVAMDFGRITLDEDLILYLFGTPGQDRFWFMWDDLVRGAIGAVVLVDTRRLADCFPALDYFENSGLPFVVALNGFDGHQAHTPDEVREALQLGPDTPIIALDARRRDSAKSALITLVEHALLARLR; this comes from the coding sequence GTGGACTTCGCAAGCTCTAGCCCCGCCGCCACCCGGGCCACCACCTCCGCGAAGATCGTCGTCGCCGGTGGGTTCGGCGTCGGCAAGACCACGCTGGTCGGCGCCGTCTCCGAGATCAACCCCCTGCGCACCGAAGCCGTCATGACCAGCGCCTCCGCCGGCATCGACGACCTCACCCACACCGGCGGCAAGACCACCACCACCGTCGCCATGGACTTCGGCCGCATCACCCTCGACGAAGACCTCATCCTCTACCTCTTCGGCACCCCCGGCCAGGACCGCTTCTGGTTCATGTGGGACGACCTCGTCCGCGGCGCCATCGGCGCCGTCGTCCTCGTCGACACCCGCCGACTCGCCGACTGCTTCCCCGCCCTCGACTACTTCGAGAACAGCGGCCTGCCCTTCGTCGTCGCCCTCAACGGCTTCGACGGACACCAGGCCCACACCCCCGACGAGGTCCGCGAAGCACTCCAGCTCGGCCCCGACACCCCCATCATCGCCCTGGACGCGCGCCGCCGGGACAGCGCCAAGAGCGCCCTCATCACCCTGGTCGAACACGCCCTGCTGGCGAGATTGCGGTAA
- a CDS encoding roadblock/LC7 domain-containing protein produces the protein MSQAAQNLNWLITNFVDNTPGVSHTVVVSADGLLLAMSEGFPRDRADQLAAVASGLTSLTSGASRIFEGGEVNQTVVEMERGFLFLMAVSDGSSLAVLASPDSDIGLVGYEMALLVDRAGAVLTPALRAELQGSLLH, from the coding sequence ATGAGCCAGGCCGCACAGAACCTGAACTGGCTGATCACCAATTTCGTGGACAACACCCCCGGGGTGTCGCACACGGTGGTGGTCTCCGCCGACGGGCTCCTGCTCGCCATGTCCGAGGGGTTCCCGCGCGACCGCGCCGACCAGCTCGCCGCCGTCGCCTCCGGCCTCACCTCGCTCACCTCCGGCGCCAGCCGGATCTTCGAGGGCGGCGAGGTCAACCAGACCGTCGTCGAGATGGAGCGGGGCTTCCTGTTCCTGATGGCGGTCAGCGACGGTTCCTCGCTCGCGGTGCTCGCCTCCCCCGACTCCGACATCGGCCTCGTCGGCTACGAGATGGCCCTCCTGGTGGACCGCGCCGGAGCCGTCCTCACCCCCGCCCTGCGCGCCGAGCTCCAGGGCAGCCTCCTGCACTGA
- a CDS encoding roadblock/LC7 domain-containing protein translates to MSQAASNLNWLITNFVVNTPGVSHTVVVSADGLLLAMSEGFPRDRADQLAAVASGLTSLTSGASRIFEGGEVNQTVVEMERGFLFLMAVSDGSSLAVLASPDSDIGLVGYEMALLVDRAGTVLTPALRAELQGSLLH, encoded by the coding sequence ATGAGTCAGGCAGCCAGCAACCTGAACTGGCTGATCACCAACTTCGTGGTGAACACCCCCGGGGTGTCGCACACGGTGGTGGTCTCCGCCGACGGGCTCCTGCTCGCCATGTCCGAAGGCTTTCCGCGCGACCGCGCCGACCAGCTCGCCGCCGTCGCCTCCGGCCTCACCTCGCTCACCTCCGGCGCCAGCCGGATCTTCGAGGGCGGCGAGGTCAACCAGACCGTCGTCGAGATGGAGCGGGGCTTCCTGTTCCTGATGGCGGTCAGCGACGGTTCCTCGCTCGCGGTGCTCGCCTCCCCCGACTCCGACATCGGCCTCGTCGGCTACGAGATGGCCCTCCTGGTGGACCGCGCCGGAACCGTGCTCACCCCCGCCCTGCGCGCCGAGCTCCAGGGCAGCCTCCTGCACTGA